From one Streptomyces sp. ICC1 genomic stretch:
- a CDS encoding condensation domain-containing protein, with the protein MTSPSPTPSPTPSPTPSPTPIARHPLTDEQRRLWFLQQLGPQDSGFNMYLNRRWSGPIDARALGAALTRLTERHQVLRTRFALDGEQPVQLVEPVRDIQVTVVRIPDAAEESFTAACAPFVNAPFDLGERPPLRAVLVSAGEHEHALSVVVHHIVSDGWSFTVLWRELLALYREEIGEGPAELPVLKLQFGDFALAERTRLDGGAAEEAVRLWSGRLAGVSALRMPLDHPLSPIHI; encoded by the coding sequence ATGACCTCCCCGAGCCCGACCCCGAGCCCGACTCCGAGCCCGACCCCGAGCCCGACCCCGATCGCCCGCCATCCGCTGACCGACGAGCAGCGTCGCCTCTGGTTCCTCCAGCAACTGGGACCCCAGGACTCGGGCTTCAACATGTATCTGAACCGGCGCTGGAGCGGGCCGATCGACGCGCGGGCGCTGGGCGCGGCGCTCACCCGGCTCACCGAGCGGCACCAGGTGCTGCGCACCCGGTTCGCCCTGGACGGCGAGCAGCCCGTCCAACTCGTCGAGCCCGTACGGGACATCCAAGTCACCGTGGTCCGGATACCGGACGCCGCCGAGGAGTCCTTCACCGCGGCCTGCGCCCCCTTCGTCAACGCCCCCTTCGACCTGGGCGAGCGCCCACCGCTGCGGGCCGTCCTGGTCAGCGCCGGCGAGCACGAGCACGCCCTGAGCGTGGTGGTCCACCACATCGTCTCCGACGGCTGGTCGTTCACCGTGCTGTGGCGTGAACTCCTGGCGCTCTACCGCGAGGAGATCGGCGAGGGTCCGGCCGAACTGCCCGTACTGAAGCTCCAGTTCGGCGACTTCGCGCTCGCCGAGCGGACCAGGCTGGACGGCGGCGCGGCCGAGGAGGCGGTCCGGCTCTGGAGCGGACGGCTGGCCGGGGTCAGCGCCCTGCGGATGCCGCTGGACCACCCCCTGTCCCCTATACACATCTGA
- a CDS encoding ATP-binding protein gives MSLSRQQRFPRARASVRAARQFVGDTLGDWGVCERRDDIRLCVSELATNAVLHGVPLGREFSVRLEREGGIVTIGVRDSGPGRPVVQQPDLGAPSGRGLWLVVELADEFRICDERVGKTIWAGFKVGSA, from the coding sequence ATGTCCTTGTCTCGGCAGCAGCGGTTCCCTCGGGCCCGTGCCTCGGTGCGCGCGGCCCGTCAGTTCGTAGGCGACACGCTTGGTGACTGGGGTGTGTGCGAGCGGCGGGACGACATACGGCTCTGCGTGTCCGAGCTCGCCACGAATGCAGTTCTGCACGGGGTCCCGCTGGGGCGGGAGTTTTCCGTGCGCCTGGAACGGGAGGGCGGGATCGTGACGATCGGGGTGCGCGACAGCGGCCCGGGTCGCCCCGTCGTGCAGCAGCCCGACCTCGGTGCTCCGAGCGGCCGGGGGCTGTGGCTGGTGGTCGAGCTCGCCGACGAGTTCCGGATCTGCGACGAACGGGTGGGCAAGACGATTTGGGCCGGGTTCAAGGTGGGCTCGGCGTGA
- a CDS encoding UTRA domain-containing protein, protein MSGSGWTSTSMPYLTPRADGEPDAWTAEAEAAGRRGAQRILHAGEAGAPAEVARMLDLATGETAVVRRRIIELDGEPTELTDTYYPAGIAAGTPLAGTAKIRGGAVTLLAGLGHIGVRAVENVTARMPGAEEREHLRLGPGEPVLQLARTTYDSAGRPIQADVMVMPAGRQQLRYEIDIEVA, encoded by the coding sequence GTGAGCGGCAGCGGATGGACCAGCACGTCGATGCCGTACCTGACCCCTCGCGCCGACGGGGAACCCGACGCCTGGACCGCCGAGGCCGAGGCGGCGGGCCGTCGCGGCGCGCAGCGCATCCTGCACGCCGGTGAGGCCGGCGCCCCGGCCGAGGTCGCCCGAATGCTCGACCTCGCGACCGGGGAGACCGCCGTCGTCCGCCGCCGGATCATCGAACTCGACGGCGAGCCAACCGAATTGACCGACACCTATTACCCTGCCGGCATCGCCGCAGGCACCCCTCTGGCCGGCACGGCAAAGATCCGGGGCGGCGCGGTGACCCTGCTGGCCGGGCTGGGACACATCGGCGTACGGGCCGTCGAGAACGTGACGGCCCGGATGCCGGGCGCCGAGGAGCGGGAGCACCTGCGCCTCGGACCGGGCGAACCGGTCCTTCAACTCGCCCGGACCACCTACGACTCGGCGGGCCGGCCGATCCAGGCCGACGTGATGGTCATGCCTGCCGGACGCCAGCAGTTGCGGTACGAGATCGACATCGAGGTCGCATGA
- a CDS encoding GntR family transcriptional regulator, producing the protein MTLSSADASGPDPRPLHARIAADLRDEIMSGGLPPGSKLPSTAQLKARFDASNATIQKAVQLLKDEGLALGRAGSAVTVRDTRQRAVRPAGSLTPAVDGAAYPWLAEASEPARAAHSTLLAVEEVPVVGDVAAALGLPEGRPAVCRRQLITIEDEPAELVSSYYPPDLARGTALADPRRIRGGTPTLLTELGFPPHRSVDRLSARVATQEQYTALRLPGDLPVLRTLRTVYSAEGQPIEVTVMVKAGHLYELQYEFTPEA; encoded by the coding sequence ATGACCCTGTCCAGCGCCGACGCCTCGGGACCCGACCCCCGGCCGCTCCACGCCCGCATCGCCGCCGATCTCCGTGACGAGATCATGAGCGGCGGCCTCCCTCCTGGATCGAAGCTGCCTTCCACCGCGCAGCTGAAGGCCCGCTTCGATGCCTCCAACGCCACGATCCAGAAGGCCGTCCAGCTCCTCAAGGACGAAGGGCTGGCCCTGGGTCGTGCGGGCTCGGCCGTGACCGTACGGGACACCCGCCAGCGGGCCGTTCGCCCGGCCGGATCCCTGACACCGGCCGTGGACGGGGCGGCGTACCCCTGGCTCGCCGAAGCATCGGAACCGGCCCGCGCGGCGCACAGCACCCTGCTGGCGGTGGAAGAGGTGCCCGTCGTCGGTGATGTCGCTGCCGCGCTCGGACTCCCTGAGGGCAGGCCGGCCGTGTGCAGGCGCCAGCTGATCACCATCGAAGACGAACCCGCCGAGCTGGTGAGCTCGTACTACCCGCCGGACCTCGCTCGCGGCACCGCTCTCGCGGATCCCCGCCGGATCCGGGGCGGCACTCCGACCCTGCTGACCGAGCTCGGCTTCCCGCCCCACCGCAGCGTGGACCGGCTCTCCGCCCGCGTCGCGACGCAGGAGCAGTACACAGCACTGCGGCTGCCCGGCGACCTCCCCGTCCTGCGGACCCTCCGTACGGTTTACAGCGCGGAGGGACAGCCGATCGAGGTCACCGTGATGGTGAAGGCAGGCCACCTGTACGAGCTCCAGTACGAGTTCACGCCCGAAGCCTGA
- a CDS encoding glutamate synthase subunit beta, with protein MADPKGFLTTPRETACTRPVAERLKDWNEVYVPGSLLPIISKQAGRCMDCGIPFCHNGCPLGNLIPEWNDFAYREDWTAASERLHATNNFPEFTGRLCPAPCESACVLGINQPAVTIKNVEVSIIDKAWDNGDVTPQAPERLSGKTAAVIGSGPAGLAAAQQLTRAGHTVVVYERADRVGGLLRYGIPEFKMEKVHINRRIEQMRAEGTKFRTGVEVGRDITATDLRKRFDAVVIAAGATVSRDLPVPGRELKGIHFAMEYLPLANKVQEGDFMAPPITAEGKHVVVIGGGDTGADCVGTAHRQGAASVTQLEIMPRPSEDRPTGQPWPTFPMLYKVTSAHEEGGERIYSVSTTHFEGDEDGNVQALHLVEVAFEGGKLVQKPGTERVLPAQLVTLAMGFTGTDQENGLTAQFGLAMDARGNIERDASYATNVDGVFVAGDAGRGQSLIVWAIAEGRSAARGVDRFLTGTSALPYPVKPTDRSITV; from the coding sequence ATGGCTGACCCGAAGGGCTTCCTCACCACCCCCCGCGAGACCGCCTGCACCCGTCCGGTGGCCGAGAGGCTGAAGGACTGGAACGAGGTCTACGTTCCGGGCTCGCTGCTCCCGATCATCAGCAAGCAGGCCGGCCGCTGCATGGACTGCGGCATCCCGTTCTGCCACAACGGCTGCCCGCTCGGGAACCTGATCCCGGAGTGGAACGACTTCGCGTACCGCGAGGACTGGACCGCCGCCTCCGAGCGCCTGCACGCGACGAACAACTTCCCGGAGTTCACCGGGCGGCTGTGCCCGGCGCCGTGCGAGTCCGCCTGCGTGCTCGGCATCAACCAGCCGGCCGTCACGATCAAGAACGTCGAAGTCTCGATCATCGACAAGGCGTGGGACAACGGCGACGTCACCCCGCAGGCGCCCGAGCGTCTGTCCGGCAAGACCGCCGCCGTCATCGGCTCCGGCCCGGCGGGTCTCGCCGCGGCCCAGCAGCTGACCCGGGCCGGCCACACCGTGGTGGTGTACGAGCGCGCCGACCGCGTCGGCGGCCTGCTGCGCTACGGCATCCCCGAGTTCAAGATGGAGAAGGTGCACATCAACCGCCGCATCGAGCAGATGCGCGCGGAGGGCACCAAGTTCCGCACCGGCGTCGAGGTCGGCCGCGACATCACCGCGACCGACCTGCGCAAGCGGTTCGACGCGGTGGTCATCGCGGCGGGCGCCACCGTCTCCCGCGACCTGCCGGTCCCGGGTCGCGAGCTCAAGGGCATCCACTTCGCGATGGAGTACCTCCCGCTCGCGAACAAGGTCCAGGAGGGCGACTTCATGGCGCCCCCCATCACGGCCGAGGGCAAGCACGTGGTCGTCATCGGCGGCGGTGACACCGGCGCGGACTGCGTGGGCACCGCCCACCGCCAGGGCGCGGCCTCGGTCACGCAGCTGGAGATCATGCCCCGCCCGTCGGAGGACCGGCCCACCGGCCAGCCCTGGCCGACGTTCCCCATGCTGTACAAGGTCACCTCGGCCCACGAGGAGGGCGGCGAGCGGATCTACTCCGTCTCCACCACCCACTTCGAGGGCGACGAGGACGGCAACGTCCAGGCCCTCCACCTGGTCGAGGTCGCCTTCGAGGGCGGCAAGCTCGTCCAGAAGCCCGGCACCGAGCGCGTCCTCCCCGCGCAGCTGGTCACCCTGGCGATGGGCTTCACCGGCACCGACCAGGAGAACGGCCTGACGGCGCAGTTCGGCCTGGCGATGGACGCGCGCGGCAACATCGAGCGCGACGCCTCCTACGCGACCAACGTCGACGGCGTCTTCGTCGCCGGCGACGCCGGCCGCGGCCAGTCGCTGATCGTCTGGGCCATCGCGGAAGGCCGCTCGGCCGCCCGCGGTGTGGACCGCTTCCTGACCGGCACCAGCGCCCTCCCGTACCCGGTCAAGCCGACGGACCGCTCGATCACCGTCTGA
- the gltB gene encoding glutamate synthase large subunit: protein MDGRPAQQGMYDPRNEHDACGVGFVANLTGEAGHTLVEQALTVLRNLEHRGATGSEPDSGDGAGILSQVPDAFLRDVAGFDLPEAGAYAVGIAFLPADGTAQAVAVEQIEAIAAEENLTVLGWREVPVTPDLLGNGARATMPAFSQLFVSNGTSGIELDRKAFVLRKRAEREAGVYFPSLSARTIVYKGMLTTGQLEPFFPDLSDRRFASAIALVHSRFSTNTFPSWPLAHPYRFVAHNGEINTVKGNRNWMKARESQLASGLFGEGALERIFPICTPDASDSASFDEVLELLHLGGRSLPHSVLMMIPEAWENHTSMSPARRAFYKYHSTQMEPWDGPACVTFTDGTQVGAVLDRNGLRPGRYWVTDDDFVVLSSEVGVLDIDPAKVVRKGRLQPGKMFLVDTAQKRIIEDDEIKDSLAAEHPYAEWLETGEIELTDLPEREHIVHTHASVTRRQQTFGYTEEELRIILAPMARTAGEPLGSMGTDSPIAALSERPRLLFDYFTQLFAQVTNPPLDAIREELVTSLLSSLGPQGNLLEPTAASCRSVTLPFPVIDNDELAKLIHVNADGDMPGMKAATLSGLYRVSGGGDALAARLEEIRGEVDAAIENGAHLIVLSDRHSDAEHAPIPSLLLTSAVHHHLIATKQRTQVGLLVEAGDVREVHHVALLIGYGAAAVNPYLAMESVEDLLRAGTFLSGLEPEQAIKNLIYALGKGVLKVMSKMGISTVASYRGAQVFEAVGLNEEFVQAYFQGTATKIGGAGLDVIAKEVAARHTKAYPASGIAATHRALEIGGEYQWRREGEPHLFDPDTVFRLQHATRNRRYDIFKQYTDRVNEQSERLMTLRGLFGFKTDESGARPSISIDEVESVADIVKRFSTGAMSYGSISKEAHETLAIAMNQLGAKSNTGEGGEDPDRLYDPARRSSIKQVASGRFGVTSEYLVNADDIQIKMAQGAKPGEGGQLPGHKVYPWVAKTRHSTPGVGLISPPPHHDIYSIEDLAQLIHDLKNANPVARIHVKLVSEVGVGTVAAGVSKAHADVVLISGHDGGTGASPLTSLKHAGGPWELGLAETQQTLLLNGLRDRIVVQTDGQLKTGRDVIIAALLGAEEFGFATAPLVVSGCVMMRVCHLDTCPVGIATQNPVLRDRFSGKPEFVVNFFEFIAEEVRELLAELGFRTIEEAVGHAELLDTSKAVTHWKAQGLDLEPLFYVPELPEGAVRHALIEQDHGLEKALDNELIRLAADALNADSAETALPVRAQVAIRNINRTVGTMLGHEVTKKFGGAGLPDNTIDLTFTGSAGQSFGAFLPKGVTLRLEGDANDYVGKGLSGGRVVVRPDRGADHLAEYSTIAGNTIGYGATGGELFLRGRTGERFCVRNSGALVVSEGVGDHGCEYMTGGTAVVLGETGRNFAAGMSGGVAYVIDLDPANVNVGNTGALEALSDTDSQWLHDVVRRHEEETGSTVAAKLLADWTASAARFSKIIPTTYKAVLAAKDAAELAGLSESETTEKMMEAATNG from the coding sequence ATGGACGGTCGCCCCGCCCAGCAGGGCATGTACGACCCGCGCAACGAGCACGACGCCTGCGGCGTCGGCTTTGTGGCCAACCTCACCGGCGAGGCCGGCCACACGCTGGTCGAGCAGGCGCTGACCGTATTGCGGAACCTCGAGCACCGAGGCGCCACCGGCTCCGAGCCCGACTCGGGCGACGGCGCCGGCATCCTCTCCCAGGTCCCGGACGCGTTCCTGCGCGACGTGGCCGGGTTCGACCTTCCCGAGGCCGGCGCGTACGCCGTCGGCATCGCCTTCCTCCCCGCCGACGGCACCGCACAGGCCGTCGCCGTGGAGCAGATCGAGGCCATCGCCGCCGAGGAGAACCTCACGGTCCTCGGCTGGCGCGAGGTCCCGGTCACCCCGGACCTGCTCGGCAACGGCGCCCGCGCCACCATGCCGGCCTTCTCGCAGCTGTTCGTCAGCAACGGGACGAGCGGCATCGAGCTGGACCGCAAGGCCTTCGTGCTGCGCAAGCGCGCCGAGCGCGAGGCCGGGGTCTACTTCCCGTCGCTCTCCGCGCGCACCATCGTCTACAAGGGCATGCTGACCACCGGCCAGCTCGAGCCCTTCTTCCCGGACCTCTCCGACCGCCGCTTCGCCTCGGCGATCGCCCTGGTCCACTCCCGGTTCTCGACGAACACCTTCCCGTCCTGGCCGCTCGCCCACCCGTACCGCTTCGTCGCGCACAACGGCGAGATCAACACGGTCAAGGGCAACCGGAACTGGATGAAGGCCCGCGAGTCCCAGCTGGCCTCCGGCCTCTTCGGCGAGGGCGCGCTCGAGCGGATCTTCCCGATCTGCACCCCGGACGCCTCCGACTCCGCCTCCTTCGACGAGGTCCTGGAGCTGCTCCACCTCGGCGGCCGGTCGCTGCCGCACAGCGTGCTGATGATGATCCCGGAGGCGTGGGAGAACCACACCTCCATGTCGCCGGCCCGCCGCGCGTTCTACAAGTACCACTCCACGCAGATGGAGCCGTGGGACGGCCCCGCCTGCGTCACCTTCACCGACGGCACCCAGGTCGGCGCGGTCCTCGACCGCAACGGCCTGCGCCCCGGCCGCTACTGGGTCACCGACGACGACTTCGTCGTGCTCTCCTCCGAGGTCGGCGTCCTGGACATCGACCCGGCCAAGGTCGTCCGCAAGGGCCGCCTGCAGCCCGGCAAGATGTTCCTCGTCGACACCGCCCAGAAGCGGATCATCGAAGACGACGAGATCAAGGACTCGCTGGCCGCCGAGCACCCGTACGCCGAATGGCTGGAGACGGGCGAGATCGAGCTGACGGACCTGCCCGAGCGTGAGCACATCGTGCACACCCACGCATCGGTCACCCGCCGCCAGCAGACCTTCGGCTACACCGAGGAAGAGCTCCGGATCATCCTCGCGCCGATGGCCCGCACCGCCGGCGAGCCACTCGGCTCCATGGGCACGGACTCCCCGATCGCGGCCCTGTCCGAGCGCCCCCGGCTGCTCTTCGACTACTTCACCCAGCTCTTCGCGCAGGTCACCAACCCGCCGCTGGACGCCATCCGCGAGGAGCTCGTCACCTCGCTGCTGTCCTCGCTCGGCCCGCAGGGCAACCTGCTCGAGCCGACCGCCGCGTCCTGCCGCAGCGTCACGCTGCCGTTCCCGGTGATCGACAACGACGAGCTCGCCAAGCTGATACACGTCAACGCCGACGGCGACATGCCGGGCATGAAGGCCGCCACCCTCTCGGGCCTGTACCGGGTCTCGGGCGGCGGCGACGCGCTGGCGGCCCGCCTCGAGGAGATCCGCGGGGAGGTCGACGCGGCCATCGAGAACGGCGCGCACCTGATCGTCCTCTCGGACCGCCACTCCGACGCCGAGCACGCGCCGATCCCGTCGCTGCTGCTCACCTCCGCCGTGCACCACCACCTCATCGCCACCAAGCAGCGCACCCAGGTGGGCCTGCTGGTCGAGGCCGGCGACGTCCGCGAGGTCCACCACGTCGCGCTGCTCATCGGCTACGGCGCGGCCGCGGTCAACCCGTACCTCGCCATGGAGTCCGTCGAGGACCTCCTGCGCGCCGGTACCTTCCTCTCCGGCCTGGAGCCGGAGCAGGCCATCAAGAACCTGATCTACGCGCTCGGCAAGGGCGTCCTGAAGGTCATGTCCAAGATGGGCATCTCCACCGTCGCCTCCTACCGCGGCGCCCAGGTGTTCGAGGCCGTCGGCCTGAACGAGGAGTTCGTCCAGGCGTACTTCCAGGGCACCGCCACCAAGATCGGCGGCGCCGGTCTGGACGTCATCGCCAAGGAGGTGGCCGCGCGCCACACCAAGGCGTACCCGGCCTCCGGCATCGCAGCCACGCACCGCGCGCTGGAGATCGGCGGCGAGTACCAGTGGCGCCGCGAGGGCGAGCCGCACCTGTTCGACCCGGACACGGTCTTCCGCCTGCAGCACGCCACGCGCAACCGCCGGTACGACATCTTCAAGCAGTACACCGACCGGGTGAACGAGCAGTCCGAGCGCCTGATGACGCTCCGCGGCCTTTTCGGGTTCAAGACCGACGAGTCAGGAGCCCGCCCGTCGATCTCCATCGACGAGGTCGAGTCGGTCGCCGACATCGTCAAGCGCTTCTCCACCGGCGCCATGTCGTACGGCTCCATCTCCAAGGAGGCGCACGAGACCCTCGCCATCGCCATGAACCAGTTGGGCGCCAAGTCCAACACCGGTGAGGGCGGCGAGGACCCGGACCGCCTGTACGACCCGGCGCGCCGCTCCTCCATCAAGCAGGTCGCCTCCGGCCGCTTCGGTGTGACGAGCGAGTACCTGGTCAACGCGGACGATATCCAGATCAAGATGGCGCAGGGCGCCAAGCCCGGCGAGGGCGGCCAGCTGCCCGGCCACAAGGTCTACCCGTGGGTCGCCAAGACCCGGCACTCCACCCCGGGCGTCGGCCTGATCTCCCCGCCGCCGCACCACGACATCTACTCCATCGAGGACCTGGCTCAGCTGATCCACGACCTCAAGAACGCCAACCCGGTCGCCCGCATCCACGTGAAGCTGGTCTCCGAGGTCGGCGTGGGTACGGTCGCGGCCGGTGTCTCCAAGGCCCACGCGGACGTCGTCCTCATCTCCGGCCACGACGGCGGTACGGGCGCCTCCCCGCTCACCTCGCTGAAGCACGCGGGCGGTCCCTGGGAGCTCGGCCTCGCCGAGACCCAGCAGACCCTGCTGCTCAACGGGCTGCGCGACCGCATCGTGGTCCAGACGGACGGCCAGCTCAAGACCGGCCGCGACGTCATCATCGCCGCGCTGCTCGGCGCCGAGGAGTTCGGTTTCGCGACCGCGCCGCTCGTCGTCTCCGGCTGCGTCATGATGCGCGTCTGCCACCTGGACACCTGCCCGGTCGGCATCGCCACCCAGAACCCGGTCCTGCGCGACCGGTTCTCCGGCAAGCCCGAGTTCGTCGTCAACTTCTTCGAGTTCATCGCGGAGGAGGTGCGCGAGCTCCTCGCCGAGCTGGGCTTCCGCACGATCGAGGAGGCCGTCGGCCACGCCGAGCTCCTCGACACCAGCAAGGCCGTCACGCACTGGAAGGCGCAGGGTCTCGACCTGGAGCCGCTCTTCTACGTGCCGGAGCTGCCCGAGGGCGCGGTCCGCCACGCCCTGATCGAGCAGGACCACGGCCTGGAGAAGGCGCTCGACAACGAGCTCATCCGCCTCGCCGCGGACGCGCTGAACGCCGACTCGGCCGAGACCGCGCTGCCGGTCCGCGCCCAGGTCGCGATCCGCAACATCAACCGCACGGTCGGCACCATGCTCGGCCACGAGGTCACGAAGAAGTTCGGCGGTGCGGGCCTGCCCGACAACACCATCGACCTGACCTTCACCGGCTCCGCCGGCCAGTCCTTCGGCGCCTTCCTGCCGAAGGGCGTGACCCTGCGCCTGGAGGGCGACGCCAACGACTACGTCGGCAAGGGCCTCTCCGGCGGCCGCGTCGTGGTCCGTCCCGACCGGGGCGCCGACCACCTGGCCGAGTACTCGACCATCGCGGGCAACACGATCGGCTACGGCGCCACCGGCGGCGAGCTGTTCCTGCGCGGCCGCACCGGCGAGCGCTTCTGCGTCCGCAACTCCGGCGCCCTGGTCGTCTCGGAAGGCGTGGGCGACCACGGCTGCGAGTACATGACCGGCGGCACCGCGGTCGTCCTCGGCGAGACGGGCCGCAACTTCGCGGCCGGCATGTCGGGCGGCGTCGCGTACGTCATCGACCTGGACCCGGCCAACGTCAACGTCGGCAACACGGGCGCGCTCGAAGCTCTGTCCGACACAGACTCCCAGTGGCTGCACGATGTGGTGCGCCGCCACGAGGAGGAGACCGGCTCGACCGTGGCCGCGAAGCTCCTGGCTGACTGGACCGCCTCGGCGGCCCGCTTCAGCAAGATCATTCCGACCACGTACAAGGCAGTGCTCGCCGCCAAGGACGCCGCTGAGCTCGCCGGACTCTCCGAGTCCGAGACCACGGAGAAGATGATGGAGGCGGCGACCAATGGCTGA